One region of Rubinisphaera margarita genomic DNA includes:
- a CDS encoding RimK family alpha-L-glutamate ligase, whose amino-acid sequence MKLGILSCSPNCYSTRRLREAAEYRGHKVKVLNTLRFSIDVAQGDPDLYYRGKPLSDYDAVLPRIGNSITYFGTAVVRQFEQMDVFCANSSNGIANSRDKLRSLQILSRHQIGIPETTFVRDRSDVIPAIERIGGAPVIIKLLEGTQGVGVILADTVKVAEAIIETLQSARQNVLVQKFVKESKGRDIRAFVVGDRVVGAMRRIAQGTEFRSNVHRGGRTEAVNLDEKFRETAVRAAQIMGLRVAGVDMLESNEGPQIMEINSSPGLEGIEGATDLDIAGAIVDYMSAEVSFPDLDIRQRLTVSRGYGVAELSIREGSEIVGKTILESGLRERDINVLTLNRATMIIPNPKSSRVLEPGDRLLCFGKQEAMRDLVPERTRKARRPKVKKLPDQSTPH is encoded by the coding sequence ATGAAGCTGGGAATTCTGTCGTGCAGCCCGAACTGTTACAGCACGCGTCGACTCCGTGAAGCAGCGGAGTACCGCGGACACAAAGTCAAAGTGCTCAACACGCTCCGATTCAGTATTGATGTCGCCCAGGGCGATCCCGATCTTTACTATCGCGGCAAGCCTCTCAGCGACTACGACGCTGTGCTTCCGCGGATCGGCAATTCGATCACCTACTTCGGCACCGCCGTTGTACGACAATTCGAGCAGATGGATGTCTTCTGTGCGAATTCGTCCAACGGGATCGCGAATTCCCGGGACAAACTCCGCAGTCTGCAGATCCTGAGTCGGCATCAGATCGGCATTCCAGAGACGACCTTCGTCCGGGATCGGTCCGACGTCATTCCGGCGATCGAACGCATCGGCGGGGCTCCGGTCATCATCAAGTTGCTCGAAGGAACGCAGGGCGTTGGCGTTATACTGGCCGATACCGTGAAGGTCGCAGAAGCGATTATCGAGACTCTGCAGAGTGCCCGACAGAATGTTCTTGTTCAGAAGTTCGTCAAAGAAAGCAAAGGGCGGGACATACGGGCCTTCGTGGTGGGCGATCGCGTTGTCGGAGCAATGCGGCGAATCGCCCAGGGGACCGAATTCCGCAGCAACGTGCACCGGGGCGGTCGGACCGAAGCGGTTAACCTGGATGAGAAGTTTCGCGAGACCGCGGTCCGGGCCGCACAAATCATGGGACTTCGCGTTGCTGGAGTCGACATGCTCGAGAGCAACGAAGGTCCCCAGATCATGGAGATCAATTCGTCGCCGGGGCTGGAAGGCATTGAGGGAGCGACCGATCTCGATATCGCCGGAGCGATCGTCGATTACATGTCGGCTGAAGTTTCTTTCCCCGATCTCGATATCCGGCAACGACTCACTGTGAGCCGTGGCTACGGGGTGGCGGAACTGTCGATTCGGGAAGGTTCGGAGATCGTCGGCAAGACGATTCTGGAATCGGGGCTGCGGGAACGGGACATTAACGTCCTCACGCTGAATCGAGCGACAATGATCATTCCCAATCCAAAATCAAGCCGCGTTCTGGAACCGGGCGATCGGCTGCTCTGCTTCGGAAAACAGGAAGCGATGCGAGATCTCGTGCCGGAGCGAACCCGCAAAGCCCGCCGACCCAAGGTCAAGAAGCTTCCCGATCAGAGCACTCCGCATTAA
- a CDS encoding succinylglutamate desuccinylase/aspartoacylase family protein, producing the protein MPDRKYRLKKRSPHRWGDVRVEPGQSVEVSLVVAESYSSLSIPIPVIVQRGLEDGPTVFVTAALHGDEINGTGAIRELISHRRLNLLRGTVIFVPVVNILGFDRHSRYLPDRRDLNRCFPGSIEGSLAGRMARLIYEEIIGRSDYGIDLHTAAVRRTNFPNVRADMTNPEVARLAKAFGCEIILSGTGPDGSFRRTATEAGCPTVILEAGEVWKVEPGVVEYAVNGIHSVLSELRMVEGHRAEPPFQVTIQRTKWIRASRGGFLHFHVRPGDLVRRGTPLATNSSLTGVENNVLISPAKAIVLGMTTLPAIAPGDPICHLGLIPKRYRELERIQASLTQDDLHGRVLEHLSTNIRVTDRLEPESDDSEGIAQEETTE; encoded by the coding sequence ATGCCGGACCGAAAGTATCGACTGAAAAAGCGTTCGCCTCATCGCTGGGGAGACGTGAGAGTCGAACCGGGGCAGTCGGTGGAAGTGTCGCTGGTTGTCGCGGAAAGCTACAGCAGTCTCTCGATACCGATTCCGGTCATTGTGCAGCGGGGGTTGGAAGATGGACCAACCGTCTTCGTGACGGCAGCTCTGCATGGCGACGAGATTAACGGCACCGGCGCGATTCGGGAGTTAATCAGTCACCGGCGGCTGAACCTGTTGCGAGGAACGGTTATCTTTGTCCCCGTGGTCAACATTCTCGGGTTCGACCGTCACTCCCGCTATCTCCCTGATCGACGCGATTTGAATCGCTGTTTCCCCGGATCGATCGAGGGGAGTCTCGCGGGCCGCATGGCCCGGCTGATTTACGAAGAGATCATCGGCAGGTCCGACTACGGGATCGACCTGCATACGGCCGCCGTGCGGAGGACGAACTTTCCGAATGTGCGGGCCGACATGACCAACCCCGAGGTCGCCCGTCTTGCCAAAGCCTTCGGATGCGAAATCATCCTCAGTGGAACCGGACCGGATGGATCCTTTCGCCGCACAGCAACGGAAGCCGGTTGCCCGACCGTGATTCTGGAAGCCGGCGAAGTCTGGAAGGTCGAGCCCGGCGTAGTCGAGTACGCCGTGAACGGCATCCACTCCGTACTGTCCGAACTGCGAATGGTGGAAGGGCACCGAGCCGAACCCCCGTTTCAGGTGACGATCCAACGAACAAAATGGATTCGTGCCTCACGCGGCGGATTTCTGCACTTTCACGTGCGACCGGGAGATCTCGTTCGACGTGGCACGCCGTTGGCCACGAACTCGAGTCTCACCGGCGTTGAGAACAACGTGTTGATTTCTCCGGCGAAGGCCATCGTCCTCGGTATGACGACACTCCCGGCCATCGCCCCCGGCGATCCGATCTGTCATCTCGGGTTGATTCCAAAGCGGTACCGGGAACTTGAAAGAATTCAGGCATCGCTCACCCAGGACGACCTGCACGGGCGGGTCCTGGAACACCTCTCGACCAATATCAGAGTGACAGACAGACTGGAGCCGGAGTCGGACGACAGCGAAGGAATCGCTCAGGAGGAAACGACGGAATAA
- the corA gene encoding magnesium/cobalt transporter CorA, producing MTRLALLRKRFMRNTKRLRFRRPNVGARPGVLVFSDEATETQVNSICYSPDVLRHNPEDLEDLVANKDVLCWIDVQGLKSEVEIKRIAKLASIPDLMLEDIVNVPQRSRSDSVDGRLLIVTRMIRPDKTGAISIEQVSIYVYENIIVTFQEEEGDVFSAIRQRLHNAKGPLRNSKADFLAYTLLATIVDAYFPLLEHMADRLQILEHYALMRPTSGLLRHLVSARNDALRLHRAVKPQKELFAGMLRDKTSLLSEEVRMYLNDSHDHTIQAADVTDTLREMSINLLNLYMSSMANHTNDKMKVLTIMASIFIPLTFIAGVYGMNFDYMPELHVVWGYPAVWIVMAATAMALMIYFYRKGWITDHNRDLDQTLREHFSEIATRHSVK from the coding sequence ATGACGCGACTGGCTTTGCTTCGTAAGAGATTCATGCGGAACACGAAGAGACTCCGCTTCCGCCGACCGAACGTGGGCGCGCGGCCCGGCGTGCTCGTTTTCTCGGATGAAGCGACCGAAACGCAGGTCAATTCCATCTGTTATTCGCCGGATGTCCTGCGGCACAATCCTGAGGACCTGGAAGACCTCGTCGCCAACAAAGACGTGCTTTGCTGGATCGACGTGCAGGGGCTGAAGAGCGAAGTCGAAATCAAGCGGATCGCAAAGCTCGCTTCGATTCCTGATCTGATGCTCGAAGACATCGTCAACGTTCCCCAGCGCAGCCGCAGCGATTCTGTCGATGGTCGACTGTTGATCGTGACCCGCATGATTCGACCGGACAAGACGGGAGCGATTTCGATCGAGCAGGTCAGTATTTACGTTTACGAGAACATCATCGTGACGTTCCAGGAAGAAGAAGGGGACGTGTTTTCCGCCATTCGTCAGCGACTCCACAATGCCAAAGGTCCGCTGCGAAACAGTAAGGCCGACTTCCTCGCTTACACGCTGCTCGCCACAATCGTCGATGCCTACTTCCCGCTGCTGGAACATATGGCTGACCGGCTGCAGATTCTGGAGCATTACGCCCTCATGCGGCCCACTTCGGGGCTGCTGCGGCATCTGGTCTCGGCTCGAAACGACGCTCTGAGGCTGCATCGGGCCGTCAAACCGCAGAAAGAGCTCTTCGCCGGGATGCTTCGAGACAAGACCAGTCTGTTGAGCGAGGAAGTCCGGATGTATCTCAACGACTCCCATGACCACACGATCCAGGCTGCCGATGTCACCGATACGCTTCGTGAGATGTCGATCAATCTGCTCAATCTCTACATGTCGTCGATGGCCAACCATACCAACGACAAAATGAAGGTGCTGACCATCATGGCCAGTATCTTCATTCCGTTGACGTTCATTGCCGGTGTTTACGGGATGAACTTCGATTACATGCCCGAGTTACACGTCGTCTGGGGATATCCAGCCGTCTGGATTGTCATGGCGGCGACCGCGATGGCCCTGATGATCTATTTCTATCGCAAAGGATGGATCACCGATCACAATCGAGATCTGGACCAGACGCTTCGCGAGCATTTCTCCGAGATCGCGACCCGCCATTCGGTCAAATAA
- a CDS encoding DUF502 domain-containing protein, giving the protein MTATSSTERVPTPTAPPTFGQRIFRRFIAGVLFVLPAVVTIAVVYQIYLLVSHWIIEPVAMLIIPPRLENQYWQAIEDYVTPPLSLLVVLGVLYLAGYLFQTRIRTWLNWLFSHVPGVSTIYKAILDVVYAYQGPDGLKKIDEVVLVPFPSDKARMAGYLMSRTKDAATGEELCCVYIPLSLFPPAGYTLIYRAEDIIFTDWDAADGWKILLSAGLTLPDQIPFQLNRTPE; this is encoded by the coding sequence ATGACAGCGACATCTTCCACCGAACGAGTTCCAACTCCCACGGCTCCTCCAACATTCGGGCAACGGATCTTTCGTCGATTCATCGCCGGGGTGCTCTTCGTCCTGCCAGCCGTGGTGACGATCGCCGTGGTCTACCAGATTTATCTGCTCGTCAGTCACTGGATCATCGAACCGGTCGCCATGCTGATTATCCCGCCACGTCTGGAAAATCAGTACTGGCAGGCGATTGAAGATTACGTTACGCCGCCGCTCTCGCTGCTCGTGGTCCTGGGCGTGCTCTATCTGGCCGGCTATCTGTTTCAGACGCGGATTCGCACCTGGTTGAACTGGCTCTTTTCGCACGTTCCGGGTGTCTCGACGATCTACAAAGCGATACTCGACGTCGTTTACGCCTATCAGGGACCCGACGGCCTGAAGAAAATTGACGAAGTTGTTCTCGTGCCGTTCCCCAGCGACAAAGCCCGCATGGCGGGGTATCTGATGTCGCGAACGAAGGACGCGGCTACGGGCGAAGAACTCTGCTGTGTCTACATTCCGCTTTCGCTGTTTCCGCCCGCCGGGTACACGTTGATCTACCGGGCTGAAGACATCATCTTCACTGACTGGGATGCGGCGGATGGCTGGAAGATCCTGCTTTCCGCGGGATTGACGCTCCCCGATCAAATCCCGTTCCAGCTTAATCGCACGCCGGAATAG
- a CDS encoding sensor histidine kinase, giving the protein MAIASIVGLVSYRDVVSDLQYSINDAPRKAELIAAVDILFQPLLLHPPQTGFDPAAFAQTQHGQFGTALRRSKVAVRDFLSRLETLPDQSSIQIDDYSLLRQRVVNTVQYLDEEYERGRIMDPRQRAEAVNCCLQQLNALNQFISSVPDPFDIFLPRLAEAEKNLQMCLNIVVVSSVIALILFLCVVGSSNHWIFEPIKTLHRAAKRVANGDFQYRAELYTKDEMNELADVFNQVTAQFYEINQDLDRKVREKTKALIRSERLAGVGFLASGVAHEINNPLHVISTISESLEMQAETVLSGCDESDREMFTKYLSMIQTEAFRCQGITEKLLSFARGQETPRAMTDLTELSRDVVSMVSHLSKFRDRHVELLTQESVYAEVNAGEMKQVVLNLVSNALEATESGGRLDIELMSLGDEVQLIFRDDGCGMTPEVQDQLFDPFFTQRKGGGGTGLGLSITLRIVDDHDGSIEVSSDGLGKGSTFRIKLPRTASSGIVGEESYIANDQSSSYYAA; this is encoded by the coding sequence ATGGCCATAGCGTCCATCGTTGGGCTGGTTTCGTATCGGGACGTCGTGTCCGATCTCCAGTACAGCATTAACGATGCGCCACGAAAAGCCGAACTGATTGCCGCTGTGGACATTCTGTTCCAGCCGCTGCTGCTGCATCCGCCACAGACGGGCTTCGATCCCGCTGCGTTCGCACAGACCCAGCACGGCCAGTTCGGAACGGCTCTCCGACGTTCGAAGGTCGCCGTCCGCGATTTTCTCAGTCGCCTCGAAACCTTGCCCGATCAGTCATCGATTCAGATCGACGATTATTCTCTGCTGCGGCAACGCGTCGTCAATACGGTGCAGTACCTCGATGAAGAGTACGAACGGGGACGGATTATGGATCCCCGCCAGCGAGCCGAGGCTGTCAACTGTTGTCTTCAGCAGTTGAATGCCCTCAACCAGTTCATCAGCAGCGTGCCCGATCCATTTGATATCTTCCTGCCGCGTCTGGCCGAGGCCGAGAAGAATCTGCAGATGTGTCTGAACATCGTCGTGGTGTCCAGCGTCATCGCGCTGATTCTATTCCTCTGCGTCGTCGGCAGCAGCAATCACTGGATCTTCGAGCCGATCAAAACCCTGCACCGGGCGGCCAAGCGGGTCGCCAATGGCGACTTCCAGTACCGGGCGGAACTGTATACCAAAGACGAAATGAACGAACTGGCCGACGTCTTCAACCAGGTCACCGCCCAGTTCTACGAGATCAACCAGGACCTCGATCGAAAGGTCCGCGAGAAGACCAAGGCTCTGATTCGTTCCGAGCGGCTGGCCGGGGTCGGTTTCCTCGCGTCCGGTGTCGCTCACGAGATCAACAATCCGCTGCACGTGATCTCGACGATTTCCGAGTCTCTCGAAATGCAGGCCGAGACTGTTCTTTCAGGCTGCGACGAGTCGGACCGGGAGATGTTCACGAAGTATCTCTCGATGATTCAGACCGAAGCCTTCCGCTGTCAGGGAATCACGGAGAAACTGCTCAGTTTTGCCCGAGGTCAGGAGACGCCGCGAGCAATGACGGACCTGACGGAACTCAGCCGGGATGTCGTGAGCATGGTTTCGCATCTCAGCAAGTTTCGCGATCGCCACGTCGAACTTCTCACCCAGGAGTCGGTCTACGCGGAAGTGAACGCCGGCGAGATGAAACAGGTCGTGCTCAATCTGGTCTCGAACGCTCTGGAAGCGACAGAGAGCGGAGGACGTCTCGATATCGAGCTGATGTCGCTCGGAGACGAAGTCCAGCTGATCTTCCGCGACGATGGTTGCGGAATGACGCCCGAAGTGCAGGATCAGTTGTTCGATCCTTTCTTCACCCAGCGCAAGGGGGGCGGGGGAACCGGACTGGGACTCTCGATTACACTTCGAATTGTTGACGACCATGACGGGTCAATCGAAGTGTCCAGCGACGGCCTCGGCAAAGGAAGCACATTCCGGATCAAGCTTCCCCGCACGGCCAGTTCCGGCATCGTCGGTGAAGAATCCTACATCGCCAATGATCAGTCTTCGAGTTACTACGCGGCCTGA
- a CDS encoding CPXCG motif-containing cysteine-rich protein — protein sequence MQDEASYICDSCGEEIIVPIDLAAGSHQQYVEDCPVCCHPNVVHVEVLDAETIHVWAEPESE from the coding sequence ATGCAGGACGAAGCCTCTTACATCTGTGACTCGTGTGGCGAAGAGATCATCGTACCGATCGATCTCGCCGCTGGCTCTCATCAACAGTACGTCGAAGACTGCCCGGTTTGTTGCCACCCCAATGTCGTCCACGTCGAAGTGCTCGACGCAGAGACGATTCATGTCTGGGCGGAACCGGAGAGCGAGTGA